The genomic stretch CTCAGGTGGCCCCCACACCAACCATCCCAATGGCGACTGCAGAGGAcctgtccctccctccacccccagtcCTGGAGGATCTGCCACCACCGCCGCCCAAGGAGTCCTTCTCTAAGTTCCACCAGCAGCGGCAAGCTGGCGAGCTCCGCCGCCTCTACAGGCACATCCACCCTGAGCTCCGCAAAAACTTGGCTGAGGCCGTGGCTGAGGACCTGGCCGAGGTCCTGAGCTCTGAGGAGCCCACAGAGGGTGACGTCCAGTGCATGCGCTGGATCTTTGAGAATTGGCGGCTGGATGCCATTGGTGATCATGAGAAACCAGCTGCCAAAGAGCCCGTGCCAGGCGGTGATGTCCAGGCCACTTCCCGAAAGTTTGAGGAAGGAACCTTTGCCAACAGCACAGACCGGGAGCCAGCGGGACCCCGTCCATCGGGAGGAGATGTTCGTGCAGCCCGGTGGCTGTTTGAGACAAAGCCACTGGATGAGCTTGGGGGCCAGGTGGAGGCAACAGAGCCTACCACGAGGGAGCCTGCAGCCAGTGGAGATGTGCAGGGAACTAGGATGCTCTTTGAGACACGGCCACTGGACCGCCTGGGCTCCCGCCCCTCCATCCAAGAGCAGAGCCCCTTGGAACTGCGCTCTGAGATCCAGGAGCTGAAGGGCGATGTGAAGAAAACAGTGAAGCTGTTCCAAACAGAGCCACTGTGTGCCATCCAGGATGCAGAAGGTGCCATCCATGAGGTCAAGGCCGCGTGTCGGGAGGAGATCCAAAGCAACGCAGTGCGGTCTGCCCGCTGGCTCTTTGAGACACGACCTCTGGATGCTTTCAACCAAGACCCCAGCCAGGTGAGGGTGATCCGGGGGATCTCCCTAGAGGAGGGGGCCCGGCCTGACGTCAGTGCAACACGTTGGATCTTTGAGACGCAGCCCCTGGATGCCATCCGGGAGATCTTGGTGGATGAGAAAGACTTCCAGCCATCCCCGGACCTTATTCCTCCTGGTCCAGATGTTCAGCAACAGCGGCATCTGTTTGAGACCCGAGCCCTGGACACTCTGAAGGGAGACGAGGAGGCTGGAGCTGAGGCTCCACCTAAGGAAGAAGTGGTCCCTGGCAACGTCCGCTCCACTCTGTGGTTATTTGAGACAAAACCCCTGGACTCTCTCAGAGACAACGTCCAAGTGGGTCACTTGCAGCGGGTGGGACACCAGGAGGGTGAAGGACTCATGTGTGATGGCTCCTCAGCACTACCTCTGTCTCAGGGTGTGCCCCAAAGAGACGGGGTGAAGGGGGATGTGAAGACCTTCAAGAACCTTTTTGAGACCCTTCCCCTCGACAGTATTGGGCAGGGTGAGCCTCCGACCCCAGAGAGTGCAAATGGATCAGAAGCAACTGCTAGACAGCCCCAGGGTGTGGGATCCCCAGTATATGCCATGCAGGACAGCAAGGGCCATCTTCATGCCCTGACCTCTGTCAGTAGAGAGCAGGTAGTTGGAGGTGATGTGAAGGGCTATAGATGGATGTTTGAGACCCAGCCCCTCGATCAGCTGGGTCGAAATCCCAGTACCATCGATGTGGTACGGGGCATCACTCGGCAGGAAGTGGTGGCTGGGGATGTTGGCACTGCTCTATGGCTCTTTGAGACTCAGCCCCTGGAGATGATCCACCAGCGGGAACAGCAGGAACGACAGGAAGAGGACAGAAAGAATCAAGAAGGCCCCAAGTCTGAGAATCCCCCAAAGGGCGATGTGCAGACCATCCGGTGGTTATTTGAGACTTGCCCAATGAGTGAGTTGGCAGAGAAGCAGGGGTCAGAGGTCACAGATCCCACAACCAAGGCTGAGGCCCGGTCCTGCACCTGGATGTTCAAGCCCCCACCCCTGGACCAGGCAGAGGGCTCCAGGGAGCAGCACCTGCAGGTCAGTCAGGTTCAGACTGGGGAAAGACAGACAGCTGGACATGTCTTTGAGACCGAACCTCTGCAGGCCTCTGCAGGCCGCCCCTGTGGAAGAGGGCCTGTGCGGTATTGCAGCCGGGTAGAGATCCCTTCAGGGCAGGTGTCTCGTCAGAAGGAGGTTTTCCAGGCCCTGGAGTCAGGCAAGAGAGAAGATCAGGGGGCCAAGATAACCCCTGCACCCATCCCTGAAGGTTCTGTACACAAGTTCACCTGGCTCTTTGAGAACTGCCCCATGGGCTCCCTGGCAGCCGAGAGCATCCGAGGGGGCAACCTCCAGGAAGAGCAGCCAGAGACACCTTCAGAAAATGGAATGCTGGAGAAGCAAGAGTCTGCAGCCGAGCTGACCCTGCAGACTCTGCATGCCACACCGGGCGTCCTGCACCATGGAGGCATCCTCATGGAGACCCGAGGGCCAGGGGAGCTCTGCCTTGCTAAGTACATGCTCCCAAGCCCAGGGCAGGGTCATCCTCACATACGGAAGGAGGAGCTGGTGTCTGGGGAGCTTCCCAGGATTGTCCGCCAAGTGTTACGCCGACCAGACATTGACCAACAGGGACTACTGGTACAGCAGGACCCAAATGGCCAACTTCAGCTCCATCCACTGAGGCTGCCAGCTCCAGGCAACAGTGGGAATGTTGAAGACCTGGATCCCCAGCTCCAGCAACTGCTGGCTTGTAGCCTTGGGGCCTCTGTGATGAGGACTGGGCTGGTGATGCAGGAGACAGAGCAGGGTCTCGTCTCTCTGACTGCCTACACCCTCCAGCCCCAGCTAACCAGCAGGGCCCCCGAGAGGAGAAGTGTGCAGTTGCTGGCCAGCTGCATAGACAAAGGAGACCTGAGTGGCCTGCACAGCCTGCGGTGGGAGCCACCGGCTGACCCAAGTCCGGTGCCAGTCAGCGAGGGGGCCCAGAAGCGTCCCCCGACTGAGAACATCATCCATGTTCCACCACTGGACCCCAGCATGGGGGCGGGGCATCCCAGAGGTATAGGAGTCATGCCCTGCCCGCCTAAGGCCATTGGAAAGGCAAGCCCTCCGGCCGGAGACACTGCAGCCCCAACCCCATTGCAGGAGGCAAAAAAGCAGGAAGACAGCCATCACACTGGGAAGAAAGGGGCGGCAGCCTTAGGAGGAGCCACGGCTACCCCACCAGGGCCTGGAACCCCAGACCTCCAGGCAGCCATGCAGAGTTTGCGGATGGCAACAGCGGAGGCCCAGAGCCTGCACCAGCAAGTTCTGAACAAGAAAAAACAGGGCCCCACCCCTGCAGCCACTGCCACGCCCGTCCAAGATGGTCTCCTGAAAGCACCGGCCAGTGTCACTGGGGCTACCCAGAGCAACATCAGGCCTATGGCCGGAGGTGACTCCAGGATCCCCGCAACCCCCAGAAAGGTCAGTGGGGAAGAGAAAGCACTACCTAGAGGGCTGTCTGAGGGGTGGGTGACGATTCAGGATGGCGTCTACACTGCTCACCCTGTGAGGACTTTTGAACCACCCAGGGGTGTCCAGCCTTCTGAGAAGGAACCCCAACCAAGGGACAGGGAGACTGTCCTCTCAGCCCAAGCTCCCAGGCCACTCCAGGGAGGCCCAGGTCAGAGACcctggccagggcaggaggagccTAGAGGCCACACACAGAGGACTTGGGACCCTCCAGGGAAGGTGATGGCCCAAGTCTGCCCAGGGGGCCTCCAAGCTGCAGAGACCACCCTGAAGACTGCCCCTTTAGCCCACAACACTCTGCTCTCTGGGGTCCAAGCTGCAGGTGCCAACCTGCACTCCCATAATgcctctgttcctcctcctcctactctcTCAGCTGCTGTGACAGGACGTGACTTCTCAGCCCAAGCCCGCCATGATGAGGACGCCAACCAGCAGACCTCCAATCCCTTGCAGGACCCCCTTCACACCCACAGCAGCCCTGCTGGTCAGAAAACTTCTGGGGGGTCACAGACAAAGGCCCCAAAGCTGGAGCCCACCATACCTCCAAGGAAGAAACCCCCGGTGCCTCCCAAACCTGCACACCTAGCCCAGATCCACCCTCCTCAGAGGCTGCCCAAGCCTTCAGCTCTACCTCCCACCTTCTCCTTGGAGAAGagacaacaaaaacacaaaccagGTGAGACAGAAGCAGCCATTCCTCAGCAGGCCAAAATTCCCACTACCTCAGACCAGGGCTGCATGCGTCAGGCTGTACGCTCCAGTGGACAGAGCCATCCCAGCCCCCAAAATGGCCTCAGCACTGTGGCCTCCAAGGGTCCGGCTGCTGGCAGCAATGCCGAGAGCCCTGAGCCCCAGAAGCTCAATGCTCTCAACAATGACTGCACCTCACCACAGCAGGACTCCAGTCCCCCAGGAGAACAGCCCATGGAATGTTCCAAGCAAGGGGCTCTTGAGAACCCTGACATTCTGCAGGGAAGCCAGCAAGAGCTCCAGGGCCTCCTGAGCCAGGTACAAGCCCTGGAGAAGGAAGCAGCAAGCAGTGTGGACAAGCGTGCCCTGTGGAGGCTCTTTGAGGCTATGCCCCAGCTTGGAGGGGCTGCCTCCCAGGCTCCTGCTGCTCCCTGCAAGCCCGAGGCCTCGGTGGAGCAGGCCTTTGGGGAACTGACCCGGGTCAGCACAGAGGTTGCCCGACTGAAGGAACAGACCCTGGCCAGGCTGCTGGACATTGAAGAGGCTGTACACAAAGCCCTTAGCTCTATGTCTAGCCTCCAGCCTGAGACTAACACTAGGAACCATTCCCAAGGATCCCACAAGGACCACAGTGCCCAAAAGATCAGTGTTGTAGCCAGCAGTAGAGCCAGGCCCAGTTATTTAGACCAGGAGGTCAAACAGCCAACTGAAGTCAAGAGCCAAGCCAAGGTTGAATGTCATACTGAGGACCAGGGTCAAGCCAATATCAGAAATCACGCAGAGGCTAGAGGTCAGGCCACTTCAACTGCTTCTCCCACTAGAAGGCTGGAGACATTGAGAGAAGATTCAGGCCTCCCTCGAGTCGTACCTTCCAGAAGAGATTCACCCTCCTCCCCAACCTTCATCTCCATCCAGTCAGCCACAAGGAAGCTTCCAGAGGCTTCCAGCCCTAAGGGCAGCCATGATGTCTCAGGGAAAAGCACACACTTGGCTCAAGACATAGGCCAGGTCCTGCTCCACCAGGAAGGTGTCCAGGACATGGCTGGGAAACAGGAAGTGGTCACACAGAGCTCTGAGCAGCCCAAGTCTACCCCTACCTCAGAACACCCACTACCCACAGAGCGGCAAAAGAGTGTCCTTGAGTTGCAGACTGTGCCAGGTGGCTCCCAGTGCTATGGAGCCACAAGAACCGTGACTGAACAGTACGAGGAGGTAGACCAGTTTGGTAACACAGTCCTCACATCCTCCACCGTAGTCACTGAGCAGGCAGAACCACTCAGGTGTCCCCACCTTGGGGTCCATGCCTCCCCCTTGCTGAGGCAGTTCCTGCACAGCCCAGATGGGTTCAACAGTGGCGTAGCAGAAGCTGAGATGGTGTGGGTGCCCTGTGGCCACTCCCAGCCAGCTGCCCATTGAGCACCTTCACCTCCCACCCATCACTGGGGTGCCTCCCTCCAGGGCCCCAGGCATAAGGTAGGTGCTTCCCTCCTGAACACGTAGGGCAAGGACCAAGAAGAAAGGGCAACTTCTTAGGATTGTTGAGGACTGTTTCTCTTTTGTCAGTTCCATCAATATTCCAacttcttgcaaaaaaaaaaaaaaaaaaaaaaaaggaaagaaagatcgAGAAGAGGCCCACCACGTAACAGAGGCATGGGGTGAGGCCCGCCGACCCCGCTTATAGAAGATATGACATGTACGCACGCTGCTCACACAGACCTGGCCCAAGCTTGACATGTGTGCATCTGCACATCACTGCCTACAGAGTTGAAGCCCCCAGGAGTGTCCCTCCATCCTCAGCCTGAATTTCTTTTATTGGAATTCTGAATGTTCTTAGCCTTCTGCTTTTTAATCCCTGGAGAAACCTAACTGACCACAGTACTGGTCTCTGTTAGGAATTGGTCCAAGAGATCCAAAAGGGCCTGGCCTCAGTCCCTCCATCACCACCTTCATCATTCATCTGGTCATTCTGGTGACCCAAAGGTCACATGAAAAGAATTAGCACTCAACAGTGCCCCTAAGAGCCAAATtcactgtctttctctctcccccttctgCCCACTGTCCCTGAAAGGTACAGTCTGAATAAACCGAAATTTGATTCTGTACTCAGTGTGTGTCTGACTGTTTGTGTGCATCTGTGTGAACACAGACTCCAGATGCCCAGTTTTTCTAGCAACAGCTGCTTTGAAGGCTCTGCCCTCTCCCCTTTTCttgcccccaacacacacatttgCCCCCTCTACCTCTGGCCTCCCTCCTGGATGTTCTTGGATATTGTGGTGGAGGGGTGTCTTATAATACTGCTCCGAAGTGGGAGAGCAGCCCCGTCAGGTACAGGAAGGTAGGAAGACCTCACACTAGGAGAATTTCCATGCCCAAGTTGGCTGGGCCACTGCCTTTTTGTGACAGTGTGCCAAGCAGGTGGAAGGGGGTGCTCAGATTCTGACCTGGAAAACTGGAATGATTTGGTGAAGGGCCTTTTCACTCTTTGAAAAAGCACTGAGCACCTTCCATATGCCAGGCCTGTTCTGGGTAGTAGGAACACAGAAGCAGGGTCAATAGGGTCCTCCTCTCAGGAAGTTGACTTTTGAGAATGAGGAGATGGACAGACAAGAAAAGTCAGATCAGGAATAGAGTGCTGTGCCTGACCTTGCTGCCTTCCCATCTGGAGAAGCAGTCTTAATACATGGTGATGTGACGATGACAAGAGATTTCCTTAGAGTGAGTGGCCAATGCAGACTTCTTAAGGAAAAGCATCTTATTTCAGATCTGCATACAAAGAGCCAGCTAGTGAAAACCAGAGGGGAAAGCATGCTAGACAGAGAGAAGAGAACTTGCTAAGACCCAGAGGTGGAATAAGTTTAGTCCCTGGATTTTCTGGATCCTCTTCCACAGAAAGGGGTGTTAGAAACTAGGGTTGCTCCTCATAAACTTAAGCAAGAACTTACACATACTGTGCTTCAGTTGAATATGCAGGTTCCCACCTTACCCCACAGTCCAGGGCTCAACCCTCTATAACTGTTACTGGCCTCTCAGTAAGGGTTCGGCTGAAATGGGTGGGATTCCTTGAGGCAACAGAACTCTGATCTGGAAGGAACCCATCCCCTGTGAGAGACTGACGTATAAGGAACAATCAAAATATCAAATCTACCCATCTGGCCCTGGTATCCGCATATTGCTGAGTCCCTTTaccacttctccctcccctgcctttCATAGGATCTCACTTGGTTACAGAATCCAGCAGCTCAACGAATGAGTGTTTTCCTTAGTGTTCTAATCTGTATAATGGGTGCAATTATAGCATGGTGAGGAGTAAGAGAATTAATAGGTGTAAAGTACACGAAGCTATGCCTGACATCTGGAGCTCAAAGACATTCAATTTTAGTGTGTTGTAATTACTTTTTAATAGTCTCCTTTCTCACCTCCAGGGGGAGTTCCTTGCCTTGTTCATCTTGGTATCTCTAAAGTTCATGACAGGTTCCTTAGAAGGCACTCCATACACGTCAAATAAATGAATGCCTAAGTGAAAGAAATGATTTGGGTACATCTGCAGATCCATCCCACTAACATTTATTAGCACTTCATGCCAGGTTCTACTCAGTGCTAAATAGAGTGGTGAACAAGACAGAATTTATCCTTGACCTCATGGAACTTTGGTTTAAAGAGAGAGGACAATATATAATCAAATTAGACAGACTGGTAGGAAAGAAATACTGTGAACAAAAAACAAGATCAGCCTGCAGGGGAACGGGTGGTAGCTATTTTCACTTGGGTGGTCTGGACGGCGTCTCTTCAGAGGTCATCTGAATGACAGAGGAGCCAGTCTGATTGGCCGGACGTGGCGGCCGGGCAGGAAGAGTGAGGAGAGGTAGATGGTGGATGACAGCTCAGCGGGGCCGCAGGCGAGCAGGAGCCGCTCAGTGCGGCCTCGCCCAGGCCCCAGCACACCTGCTTCCACACCTGCCGCGCAGGCTGAGGCTCCGCCTCTCTTCCCGCCCCGGAACGGGGCCGGCTGAGAGCGTCTGGGTCGGAGGCGGAGTACGCCGTGTCCAGACCCCGCCCCCGGAGCCCGGGAGGCTTGTTTCCACCGGCCGTCGCCATGGTGACGATGACGTCGCGGGGCCCGCAGAGTTCGGAACGttccggcggcggcggcggcggcggcggttgCCAGGAAACGCCGGCAGGCTCACAGCCAGGGGCTGGCTCCGCGCGCAGACGCCGGACGCCAGGACGCGCCGTCCTGGCCGGCCCTTGCTCGGAGCCTCCCTGGTGGATTCCAGAAGGATGCCGGGTTCTGCTCCTCACCCAAGTCTCGCCCCTCCCAGAACCGACCTGCCCGGCAGGGCTCCGCCCCCTCCGTGGTACACTGTCATTGCCTTGTCTGGAATTCGTCCACCAGCCCCGTCCTCACCGCCATCACCCTGCCTCAGGCCACCATCCACCCTCCCTTTCCAGGGGGGTGGGGGCCGGTGGGGAGCGAGGCATTATCTTTGCCTTCCAAGTGGTCCTGTCTGTCCTTATAGTTTGTCCACCACCAAGCAACCAGAATTATTATTTCAGAGGTCACGCCTGCATAATACCCTTCGATGGCTTCCCAGTTCACTCAGTCTGAAATCTAAACTCTCAGTGACTTGTGAGACCAGAATGGCTTACCTCTCTGGGCCTTCCTCTCCAATTTGGGTGCTTGACCTGCCTCCTTCTAGTCACACTGACTTTCTTGCCCTTTACAGAACATATCAAGATGATTCCTGCCTCAGGGACTTTGCACTTGCTGTACCCGCTTCCTGGACGTCTCTTCTAGATTCTTCAGTGGCTGAGCTTCTCACTCAGATCTCAATTCAAATATCTTTCCAGAAAGTCCTTTCCTGAGCCATCCTCCCCACATCACGTTTTGCCTAGGACCCATCCCAAAACGAAATTCTcttgttcagttttcttttttatcgTTAATGTTGTAGATAACTTTCTGCATAGCAAAGCATCTCAAGCTTAATGGTTTAAAGAGCCATAGGATGATACTAATGAATCTGATGACCCAGGAACTTGGAGAGAATGTGGCTAGACACATACACCTCTCCACATGATCTGGGCTTTCTTACAGGATGTCGTCTCCGGGTACTTGGACTCCCTGCATAGTGGCTCAAGTTTCCAGAGACATGTCTTAAGGCAGAGGCTGCATCGCCTTTTGTTACCTAGCCTTAAAAGTCATGAAGAATCACATCTGCTACGCTATTGGTTAAAAGAAAGACACAAGTCTTTCCAGATTGAAAGAAAGGGGCATTAGACACCAGCTTTTGCTGGGGATGAGGCAAAAATCTAGAACATGCAGTTGTCTTTGTAAAGTATCATCTCCACAGTCTTCCCCCCCACACTGGAACATCATCTCCAGGAAGAACTGACACATTCCCTTTGCCTGAAATAGTGCCGAAGCACATGGTAGGTACTTAATTTATGTTTTAGAGTGAATAAAGGTTTGTCTTTCAAGGAGTCATTTGAACCCAGCTCCTCTCCCTGTGTTTCCTGCACCAGCTCTTAACTTTGGCCTAGTCTGCTCTGGAGGAAGCCT from Sciurus carolinensis chromosome 17, mSciCar1.2, whole genome shotgun sequence encodes the following:
- the LOC124967888 gene encoding xin actin-binding repeat-containing protein 1-like encodes the protein MAQVCPGGLQAAETTLKTAPLAHNTLLSGVQAAGANLHSHNASVPPPPTLSAAVTGRDFSAQARHDEDANQQTSNPLQDPLHTHSSPAGQKTSGGSQTKAPKLEPTIPPRKKPPVPPKPAHLAQIHPPQRLPKPSALPPTFSLEKRQQKHKPGETEAAIPQQAKIPTTSDQGCMRQAVRSSGQSHPSPQNGLSTVASKGPAAGSNAESPEPQKLNALNNDCTSPQQDSSPPGEQPMECSKQGALENPDILQGSQQELQGLLSQVQALEKEAASSVDKRALWRLFEAMPQLGGAASQAPAAPCKPEASVEQAFGELTRVSTEVARLKEQTLARLLDIEEAVHKALSSMSSLQPETNTRNHSQGSHKDHSAQKISVVASSRARPSYLDQEVKQPTEVKSQAKVECHTEDQGQANIRNHAEARGQATSTASPTRRLETLREDSGLPRVVPSRRDSPSSPTFISIQSATRKLPEASSPKGSHDVSGKSTHLAQDIGQVLLHQEGVQDMAGKQEVVTQSSEQPKSTPTSEHPLPTERQKSVLELQTVPGGSQCYGATRTVTEQYEEVDQFGNTVLTSSTVVTEQAEPLRCPHLGVHASPLLRQFLHSPDGFNSGVAEAEMVWVPCGHSQPAAH
- the Xirp1 gene encoding xin actin-binding repeat-containing protein 1, translating into MANAQTQVAPTPTIPMATAEDLSLPPPPVLEDLPPPPPKESFSKFHQQRQAGELRRLYRHIHPELRKNLAEAVAEDLAEVLSSEEPTEGDVQCMRWIFENWRLDAIGDHEKPAAKEPVPGGDVQATSRKFEEGTFANSTDREPAGPRPSGGDVRAARWLFETKPLDELGGQVEATEPTTREPAASGDVQGTRMLFETRPLDRLGSRPSIQEQSPLELRSEIQELKGDVKKTVKLFQTEPLCAIQDAEGAIHEVKAACREEIQSNAVRSARWLFETRPLDAFNQDPSQVRVIRGISLEEGARPDVSATRWIFETQPLDAIREILVDEKDFQPSPDLIPPGPDVQQQRHLFETRALDTLKGDEEAGAEAPPKEEVVPGNVRSTLWLFETKPLDSLRDNVQVGHLQRVGHQEGEGLMCDGSSALPLSQGVPQRDGVKGDVKTFKNLFETLPLDSIGQGEPPTPESANGSEATARQPQGVGSPVYAMQDSKGHLHALTSVSREQVVGGDVKGYRWMFETQPLDQLGRNPSTIDVVRGITRQEVVAGDVGTALWLFETQPLEMIHQREQQERQEEDRKNQEGPKSENPPKGDVQTIRWLFETCPMSELAEKQGSEVTDPTTKAEARSCTWMFKPPPLDQAEGSREQHLQVSQVQTGERQTAGHVFETEPLQASAGRPCGRGPVRYCSRVEIPSGQVSRQKEVFQALESGKREDQGAKITPAPIPEGSVHKFTWLFENCPMGSLAAESIRGGNLQEEQPETPSENGMLEKQESAAELTLQTLHATPGVLHHGGILMETRGPGELCLAKYMLPSPGQGHPHIRKEELVSGELPRIVRQVLRRPDIDQQGLLVQQDPNGQLQLHPLRLPAPGNSGNVEDLDPQLQQLLACSLGASVMRTGLVMQETEQGLVSLTAYTLQPQLTSRAPERRSVQLLASCIDKGDLSGLHSLRWEPPADPSPVPVSEGAQKRPPTENIIHVPPLDPSMGAGHPRGIGVMPCPPKAIGKASPPAGDTAAPTPLQEAKKQEDSHHTGKKGAAALGGATATPPGPGTPDLQAAMQSLRMATAEAQSLHQQVLNKKKQGPTPAATATPVQDGLLKAPASVTGATQSNIRPMAGGDSRIPATPRKLL